One Schistocerca nitens isolate TAMUIC-IGC-003100 chromosome 1, iqSchNite1.1, whole genome shotgun sequence DNA segment encodes these proteins:
- the LOC126246948 gene encoding uncharacterized protein LOC126246948, whose translation MLQTYTVKSPLQPPYTGPFQVLSRNKHTVDIMYNGVPTRVSTERVRPTWVLPSPTSDTTPVHQHMMDAEHTETQLSTLSETGETPPQTTTSLPTGHLMHTRAGRRIKFKC comes from the coding sequence ATGTTGCAAACATACACAGTCAAATCACCTTTACAACCACCATACACCGGCCCATTTCAggtgctgagtagaaataagcatacTGTGGACATAATGTACAATGGTGTTCCGACAAGGGTATCGACTGAACGTGTCAGGCCAAcatgggttttaccctctccgaccTCTGATACCACGCCTGTACATCAACACATGATGGACGCAGAGCATACTGAAACACAGCTCAGCACATTGtctgagacaggtgaaacaccACCACAAACAACAACGTCACTGCCCACGGGACACCTGATGCACACCAGAGCTGGCCGTCGAATAAAATTCAAGTGTTAA